A window from Dunckerocampus dactyliophorus isolate RoL2022-P2 chromosome 15, RoL_Ddac_1.1, whole genome shotgun sequence encodes these proteins:
- the LOC129195004 gene encoding C-C motif chemokine 14-like, translating to MRSMPVFVLCVLAAAMLSSVCCNHSTGPDDCCFKHYPIKLSQRLIQSYYLTDSRCPIMGVILVTKKNHHICANPTFPWVERIMKSLDESTL from the exons ATGAGGAGCATGCCCGTCTTTGTGCTTTGTGTGCTGGCTGCCGCTATGCTTTCATCAGTCTGCTGCAACC ATTCCACTGGTCCTGACGACTGCTGCTTCAAACACTACCCAATAAAACTCAGCCAAAGATTAATCCAGTCATATTACTTGACTGACAGCAGATGCCCCATCATGGGAGTCAT TCTGGTGACTAAAAAAAACCATCATATCTGTGCCAACCCCACTTTCCCCTGGGTGGAGAGAATCATGAAAAGTTTGGATGAATCCACCCTGTGA
- the ccdc96 gene encoding coiled-coil domain-containing protein 96, which produces MDEESEVQHEDHNEESQDLELDQRDTTEPCGGADVVTRREEDDTSEKPARIHQEKRKSPSPLLVEDAEDTSKLHEMHGLQELQEQEDKVSRHNLDLQAKLAFYFSQRTPEKDTKVDGVVSTQDYDKCLNFLVDWRRQHAAQVESARQQEDELRLHSQEELDKVEDEWQALLALKRKLAVSLLSRHLGQEAAQAKVEAVLASERVHREELRRLRVKHVTLKSGVERLEAGLRNEEEEQARDHLQLQFEQLLANRMQQRKVFEQKSQEALKLHKKMKCTLELLSNMKEKLHWSRMEVLSKREQLAQLDATLAAKRDLLNGTKRACSRLQRNNVELKHGGGLLGHRLLLWDFGVTVGASELLEDKLDKLKCRREEIVSTNSTK; this is translated from the exons ATGGATGAGGAGTCAGAAGTGCAGCATGAAGACCACAATGAAGAAAGTCAAGACCTAGAACTAGACCAGCGGGACACAACCGAACCTTGTGGTGGTGCTGATGTTGTTACGAGACGTGAAGAGGACGACACCAGTGAGAAACCTGCAAGGATTCATCAAGAGAAGAGAAAGAGCCCCAGTCCTTTGTTGGTGGAGGATGCTGAAGACACCAGTAAACTTCATGAGATGCATGGCCTCCAAGAGCTTCAGGAACAGGAGGACAAAGTGAGCCGGCACAACTTGGATCTGCAGGCCAAGCTAGCCTTCTACTTCAGCCAGAGGACCCCTGAGAAAGACACCAAGGTGGACGGGGTAGTGTCCACTCAGGACTACGACAAGTGCCTTAACTTCCTGGTGGACTGGAGGAGGCAGCACGCCGCTCAGGTGGAGAGTGCACGGCAACAGGAGGACGAGCTGAGGCTACACAGCCAAGAGGAGCTAGACAAG GTGGAGGATGAATGGCAAGCACTGTTGGCACTAAAGAGGAAGCTGGCAGTGTCACTGCTGAGTCGGCATCTGGGCCAAGAGGCGGCACAGGCCAAAGTGGAAGCCGTGCTGGCGTCCGAGCGTGTCCACCGTGAAGAACTGAGGAGGCTGCGTGTGAAACACGTCACCTTGAAGAGCGGCGTGGAGCGTCTGGAGGCTGGTCTCCGTAATGAAGAGGAGGAGCAGGCCAGGGATCATCTGCAGCTCCAGTTTGAGCAGCTGCTGGCCAACAGGATGCAGCAGAGGAAAGTCTTTGAGCAAAAGAGCCAAGAGGCCTTGAAGCTCCACAAGAAGATGAAGTGCACCTTGGAG CTGCTGTCCAACATGAAGGAGAAGCTGCACTGGAGTCGCATGGAGGTCCTGAGCAAGCGGGAGCAGCTGGCTCAGCTGGACGCCACGCTGGCTGCCAAGAGGGACCTTCTGAACGGGACCAAGCGGGCCTGCAGCCGCCTGCAGAGAAACAACGTGGAGCTGAAGCACGGCGGTGGACTGCTTGGACACAGACTGCTGCTGTGGGACTTTGGGGTCACTGTAGGCGCCTCCGAACTGCTGGAAGACAAACTAGACAAGCTCAAATGTAGACGGGAAGAAATTGTTTCAACAAATTCAACAAAATGA